One segment of Arthrobacter sp. MMS18-M83 DNA contains the following:
- a CDS encoding SPOR domain-containing protein gives MAEYWYNVQTHQIEEDALSDWTQLIGPYKTREEAEHALEKVKARNEAWDKDDED, from the coding sequence GTGGCGGAGTACTGGTACAACGTTCAGACACACCAGATCGAAGAGGACGCGTTGTCTGACTGGACCCAGTTGATCGGTCCTTACAAGACCCGTGAGGAAGCGGAGCACGCCTTGGAAAAGGTCAAAGCCCGCAACGAAGCCTGGGACAAGGACGACGAGGACTGA
- the map gene encoding type I methionyl aminopeptidase, protein MPSPALTAPIGTLTRGTVSPQLPVPASIPRPEYVGKPAPAKFTGSEVKSAETIEKIRVASKIAALAIVEVGKHVEPGVTTDQLDRIGHEFLLDHHAYPSTLGYRGFPKSLCSSLNEVICHGIPDSTVVQDGDILNIDITAYINGVHGDTNYTFLVGDVDEESRLLVERTQESLNRAIKAVAPGREINVIGRAIQSYAKRFGYGVVRDFTGHGVGEAFHTGLIIPHYDAAPAYNTVIEAGMVFTIEPMLTLGTIEWDMWPDDWTVVTRDHKRTAQFEHTLLVTETGAEILTLP, encoded by the coding sequence ATGCCTTCTCCCGCCCTGACCGCACCCATCGGCACGCTCACCCGAGGAACTGTCAGCCCACAGCTACCCGTACCGGCGTCCATCCCGCGTCCGGAGTATGTCGGCAAGCCTGCACCGGCAAAGTTCACCGGCTCAGAGGTCAAATCGGCGGAAACCATTGAGAAGATCCGCGTCGCAAGCAAGATCGCAGCCCTGGCGATCGTCGAGGTCGGAAAGCACGTCGAGCCCGGCGTCACCACGGACCAGTTGGACCGGATCGGCCACGAGTTCCTTCTGGACCACCACGCCTACCCGTCAACTCTTGGCTACCGCGGCTTCCCCAAGTCCCTGTGCTCATCCCTCAACGAGGTCATCTGCCACGGCATTCCGGACAGCACCGTAGTGCAAGACGGCGACATCCTGAACATCGACATCACGGCCTACATCAACGGCGTCCACGGTGACACCAACTACACCTTCTTGGTGGGAGACGTGGACGAAGAGTCACGCCTGCTGGTTGAACGCACCCAAGAGTCTCTCAACCGTGCCATCAAGGCCGTGGCTCCCGGCCGCGAAATCAATGTGATCGGCCGTGCTATCCAGTCCTACGCGAAGCGCTTCGGCTATGGCGTGGTCCGCGACTTCACCGGCCACGGTGTTGGTGAGGCCTTCCACACCGGACTGATCATCCCCCACTATGACGCCGCACCCGCCTACAACACAGTGATCGAGGCGGGCATGGTCTTCACGATTGAGCCCATGCTCACCCTCGGAACGATCGAATGGGACATGTGGCCCGATGATTGGACCGTAGTCACCCGCGACCACAAGCGGACCGCGCAATTTGAACACACCCTGTTGGTCACCGAGACCGGCGCCGAAATCCTGACTCTTCCTTAA